One window of Anaerolineales bacterium genomic DNA carries:
- a CDS encoding class I SAM-dependent methyltransferase, translating to MTTQEEIYKTEGDKYEALIAREDYQGNILKSLRGITPLEDRLVLDLGAGTGRLASMLAPHVTSVRAFDVSEEMLRVCREKFVKSGLSNWQVDIADHRKLPVSDHSANLAVSGWSVSYLAVWNPDTWKGELEKWLAEMKRVLKPGSPIVLFESFGTGNESPVRLEHLKDFYPWLDEVGFRSKWIRTDYMFASLAEAEELSRFFFGDELANQVVQKNWTILPECTGVWWLNI from the coding sequence ATGACTACTCAAGAAGAAATCTACAAGACCGAAGGGGATAAATACGAAGCGTTGATCGCGCGCGAGGATTATCAGGGAAACATTTTGAAATCCCTGCGGGGGATCACGCCTCTCGAAGACCGCCTCGTCCTGGACCTCGGAGCGGGTACCGGGAGATTAGCCAGTATGCTTGCGCCGCATGTGACCAGCGTCCGCGCATTTGACGTGTCGGAGGAAATGCTGCGGGTCTGCCGCGAGAAATTCGTCAAAAGCGGATTGTCGAACTGGCAGGTGGATATCGCCGATCATCGAAAACTCCCCGTGTCGGATCATTCTGCCAACCTGGCAGTCTCTGGGTGGAGTGTAAGTTACCTGGCGGTTTGGAATCCTGATACTTGGAAGGGAGAACTTGAGAAATGGCTTGCGGAAATGAAACGCGTTCTAAAGCCGGGAAGCCCCATCGTCCTCTTTGAATCGTTTGGTACGGGTAACGAGTCCCCCGTCAGGCTCGAACACCTCAAGGATTTTTATCCATGGTTGGATGAAGTCGGATTTCGAAGCAAATGGATCCGCACGGACTACATGTTTGCATCCCTTGCTGAAGCCGAAGAGCTTTCCCGCTTCTTTTTCGGCGACGAGCTGGCGAATCAGGTCGTGCAAAAAAATTGGACGATTCTGCCGGAATGTACCGGCGTGTGGTGGCTGAACATATGA
- a CDS encoding YbaK/EbsC family protein, protein MPTLSPSAQKIQNLLIELGYSYSVIEHAESTRTAQEAADRAGCELGQIVKSLIFRGKSSGKPILVLTSGPNRANEKLVSEYAGEPIGKADADFVRAVTGFAIGGVPPIGHAQQMETYIDESFLQYPTIWAAAGTPNAIFELKTEDLQKMTSGRVVSIT, encoded by the coding sequence ATGCCCACGCTATCCCCCTCCGCCCAAAAAATCCAAAACCTATTGATCGAACTCGGTTACAGCTACTCCGTGATCGAACACGCCGAATCGACCCGAACCGCCCAGGAAGCCGCCGACCGCGCTGGCTGCGAACTGGGTCAAATCGTAAAGTCTTTGATCTTTCGCGGAAAATCCAGCGGCAAGCCGATCCTGGTATTGACGTCGGGTCCGAACCGCGCAAACGAAAAGCTTGTCAGCGAGTACGCAGGCGAACCGATCGGCAAGGCAGACGCGGACTTCGTCCGCGCCGTGACAGGTTTTGCCATCGGAGGCGTGCCGCCGATCGGCCATGCCCAACAAATGGAAACCTATATCGATGAGAGCTTCCTGCAATATCCCACGATCTGGGCGGCAGCGGGCACTCCCAATGCGATCTTTGAATTGAAGACGGAAGACCTGCAAAAAATGACGAGCGGAAGAGTCGTTAGTATAACGTGA
- a CDS encoding protein tyrosine phosphatase family protein: MNDIHNFLHYHDKLSSSGMPLQEQMKSIADAGVQLVINLAPHDAPNAVPNEEKVVASLGMEYINIPVNWGTPTKDGLNLFMDRMDANSEKKIHVHCEANFRATAFIAIYRILRLGWGEEDAFEIMHKVWDEDAYPVWKMFIEDAIKRSPSGT; the protein is encoded by the coding sequence GTGAACGATATCCATAATTTCCTGCATTACCACGACAAACTATCCAGCAGCGGTATGCCCCTGCAGGAACAAATGAAATCCATCGCGGATGCGGGGGTGCAATTGGTCATCAATCTTGCTCCGCATGATGCGCCCAATGCCGTTCCAAATGAAGAAAAAGTCGTCGCTTCGCTAGGCATGGAATACATCAACATCCCTGTCAATTGGGGGACGCCAACGAAAGACGGATTAAATCTCTTCATGGACAGGATGGATGCAAACAGCGAAAAGAAAATCCACGTGCATTGCGAGGCGAATTTCAGGGCAACTGCATTCATTGCAATATACCGCATCCTCAGGCTTGGATGGGGGGAAGAAGACGCCTTCGAGATAATGCACAAGGTCTGGGATGAGGATGCATACCCGGTCTGGAAGATGTTCATCGAAGACGCGATAAAAAGAAGTCCAAG